Proteins from a genomic interval of Trueperaceae bacterium:
- a CDS encoding prepilin peptidase: protein MNGPWVWAYAGILGAFLGSFANVVVHRLPRGGSVAWPGSRCPTCDHPLSPRELVPLLSWLALRGRCRHCGAPISLRYPVVEALAAAGFVALAVATPLPSGLGVALALGAIWIVLLSVAFVDLAHAEIPDVLTLPPLAAALLAAAAFGGARPVGPALPDLTAAAWGAAFAAGVLVLVDRLGGLALRRGRDTRERLWPLGFDQVAVAAVAGAAGGLAVGLLAAGASIAVNLASRRTLRVAEPVAWTLWLAALLASPVGVGPLAAIAGSVGAAGTVALAGGAVWWLVDLRRDARGGARGAPAPDDGADEPIAMGFGDVKLAGLLGAVLGVQGAAVALLAAVAVGAVVGVAHRLAGGGRAIPFGPWLVVGGLVALLVGDAAVAAYLGWLGLR, encoded by the coding sequence GTGAACGGGCCGTGGGTGTGGGCGTACGCCGGCATCCTCGGGGCGTTCCTCGGCAGCTTCGCGAACGTCGTCGTGCACCGCCTCCCGCGCGGGGGGTCGGTCGCCTGGCCGGGGTCGCGCTGTCCGACCTGCGACCACCCGCTGTCGCCGCGCGAGCTCGTGCCGCTCCTGAGTTGGCTGGCGTTGCGGGGGCGCTGCCGCCACTGCGGCGCCCCGATCTCGCTGCGCTACCCGGTCGTCGAGGCGCTCGCCGCCGCCGGCTTCGTCGCGCTGGCGGTCGCGACGCCGCTCCCGTCCGGGCTCGGCGTCGCACTGGCGCTCGGCGCGATCTGGATCGTGCTCCTGAGCGTCGCCTTCGTCGACCTCGCGCACGCGGAGATCCCCGACGTCCTCACCCTCCCCCCGCTCGCGGCGGCGCTCCTCGCCGCCGCGGCGTTCGGGGGCGCCCGCCCGGTCGGGCCGGCCCTGCCCGACCTGACGGCGGCCGCGTGGGGAGCGGCGTTCGCCGCCGGCGTCCTGGTGCTGGTCGACCGCCTGGGGGGGCTCGCCCTGCGGCGCGGACGCGACACCCGTGAACGCCTCTGGCCGCTGGGCTTCGACCAGGTCGCGGTCGCCGCCGTCGCCGGCGCCGCCGGCGGTCTCGCCGTCGGCCTCCTTGCGGCGGGCGCGTCGATCGCCGTCAACCTGGCGTCGCGCCGCACGCTGCGCGTCGCGGAACCGGTCGCGTGGACCCTCTGGCTCGCCGCCCTCCTCGCGTCGCCGGTCGGCGTCGGTCCCCTCGCGGCGATCGCGGGCAGCGTCGGGGCGGCGGGCACCGTCGCGCTCGCCGGCGGCGCCGTCTGGTGGCTGGTGGACCTCCGCCGCGACGCGCGCGGCGGCGCCCGTGGGGCGCCCGCCCCCGACGACGGGGCGGACGAACCGATCGCCATGGGGTTCGGTGACGTGAAGCTCGCGGGCCTGCTCGGGGCGGTCCTGGGGGTCCAGGGGGCCGCCGTGGCGCTCCTCGCCGCGGTCGCGGTCGGCGCGGTCGTCGGGGTCGCGCATCGGCTGGCCGGGGGCGGCCGGGCGATCCCCTTCGGGCCCTGGCTGGTGGTCGGGGGGCTGGTGGCGCTCCTGGTCGGCGACGCGGCGGTCGCGGCGTACCTCGGCTGGCTCGGGCTGCGCTGA
- the argC gene encoding N-acetyl-gamma-glutamyl-phosphate reductase, translating into MSVRAAVLGAAGYGGAGLVRRLRRHPEIADLAYASRQYAGRPVADAWPHLAGAVDGAGDARFVTPDDALDGADVAFLATPHGATAPWVRAARAAGVRVVDLSADSRLDAATYAAWYGEHPHPSDLEEARYALVEADRDALPGAALLAAPGCNATAVTLALLPFAARGDLAGATPVCTVLAGTSGAGRHPSDALHHPELAENARAYKPAGTHRHLAEIEGTLGLAAAQGAVRVRRDGPGAPLRVSFTPHLIPTVRGILATCTFPVAADVREVDLARALRDAYADAPLVHVQEALPDLKAVVGSDRAMLSVRLDAARGLATAFAAIDNLGKGAAGQAVQAFNVATGVPETTGLALEGRWP; encoded by the coding sequence GTGAGCGTGCGCGCAGCGGTGCTCGGCGCGGCCGGGTACGGCGGCGCGGGCCTCGTTCGGCGCCTCCGTCGCCACCCCGAGATCGCCGACCTCGCCTACGCCTCGCGGCAGTACGCCGGGCGTCCGGTGGCGGACGCCTGGCCGCACCTCGCCGGCGCGGTCGACGGCGCGGGCGACGCCCGCTTCGTCACGCCGGACGACGCCCTCGACGGGGCGGACGTCGCCTTCCTCGCCACGCCCCACGGCGCGACCGCGCCGTGGGTGCGGGCCGCGCGGGCGGCCGGCGTCCGCGTCGTGGATCTGTCCGCCGACTCCCGGCTCGACGCCGCGACGTACGCGGCGTGGTACGGCGAGCACCCGCACCCGAGCGACCTCGAGGAGGCCCGCTACGCGTTGGTGGAGGCCGACCGCGACGCGTTGCCGGGCGCCGCGTTGCTCGCGGCGCCGGGCTGCAACGCGACGGCGGTGACGTTGGCGTTGCTGCCGTTCGCGGCACGCGGCGACCTGGCCGGCGCGACGCCGGTCTGCACCGTCCTCGCCGGGACGAGCGGGGCGGGCCGTCACCCGTCGGATGCGCTGCACCATCCGGAGCTCGCCGAGAACGCGCGGGCCTACAAGCCGGCGGGCACGCACCGGCACCTGGCGGAGATCGAGGGGACCCTCGGGCTCGCCGCCGCGCAGGGGGCGGTCCGCGTCCGCCGCGACGGGCCGGGCGCGCCGCTGCGGGTGAGCTTCACGCCGCACCTGATCCCGACCGTGCGCGGGATCCTGGCGACCTGCACGTTTCCGGTGGCGGCGGACGTGCGCGAGGTGGACCTCGCGCGTGCGCTGCGCGACGCGTACGCCGACGCGCCCCTCGTTCACGTCCAGGAGGCCCTGCCCGACCTGAAGGCGGTGGTCGGCTCGGACCGCGCGATGCTCTCCGTCCGCCTCGATGCGGCGCGCGGCCTGGCGACGGCGTTCGCCGCGATCGACAACCTCGGCAAGGGCGCCGCCGGGCAGGCGGTCCAGGCGTTCAACGTCGCGACCGGGGTGCCCGAGACGACCGGCCTGGCGCTCGAGGGGCGCTGGCCGTGA
- the argJ gene encoding bifunctional glutamate N-acetyltransferase/amino-acid acetyltransferase ArgJ: MTLPEGFRAAGVAAGVKPSGKPDVALLVADRPVAWAATTTRNRFVAACVTRTRSLHATDAPVRALVVSAGNANCATGEAGARDDAELAERAAAALERRDGAPVDPGAVLTATTGVIGVPMPMGAVRSGIDAAADDLAPDGTDAFATAILTTDLATKVVERTLPGGARLVGVAKGSGMIHPNMATMLAYVATDAAIPQAALRDAWPGIVARTFNQLTVDGDTSTNDMAVVLASGARPADADAFLVALEAVAEALAEAIAADGEGATTLLRVRVAGAADDVEARRAARGVASSSLVKAAVHGRDPNWGRILSAAGQTLVAMDAAAARVRVQGHVVYDGGPAPFDAARVAADLNAPAVDLDVDLGVGAGAGRAWGCDLTTQYVHINADYTT; the protein is encoded by the coding sequence GTGACGCTGCCCGAGGGCTTCCGCGCGGCGGGGGTCGCCGCCGGCGTCAAGCCTTCCGGGAAGCCGGACGTGGCGCTCCTGGTCGCCGACCGGCCGGTGGCCTGGGCGGCGACGACGACCCGCAACCGCTTCGTCGCGGCGTGCGTCACCCGCACGCGGTCGCTGCACGCGACGGACGCCCCGGTCCGGGCGTTGGTGGTGAGCGCCGGGAACGCCAACTGCGCCACCGGGGAGGCGGGCGCCCGCGACGACGCGGAGCTCGCCGAACGCGCCGCCGCCGCCCTGGAGCGTCGCGACGGCGCGCCGGTCGACCCGGGCGCGGTCCTGACCGCCACGACCGGCGTGATCGGGGTCCCGATGCCGATGGGCGCCGTCCGGAGCGGCATCGACGCCGCCGCGGACGACCTCGCGCCGGACGGCACCGACGCGTTCGCGACCGCGATCCTCACGACCGACCTGGCGACGAAGGTCGTGGAGCGCACCCTTCCGGGCGGCGCACGCCTCGTGGGGGTCGCGAAGGGGTCCGGCATGATCCACCCGAACATGGCGACGATGCTCGCGTACGTCGCGACCGACGCGGCGATCCCGCAGGCGGCGCTGCGCGACGCCTGGCCGGGGATCGTGGCGCGCACCTTCAACCAACTCACCGTCGACGGCGACACCTCGACGAACGACATGGCGGTGGTCCTCGCGAGCGGCGCGCGGCCCGCCGACGCCGACGCCTTCCTCGTCGCCCTCGAGGCGGTCGCCGAAGCGCTCGCCGAGGCGATCGCGGCGGACGGCGAGGGCGCGACGACGCTGCTCCGCGTCCGGGTCGCAGGCGCGGCGGACGACGTCGAGGCGCGCCGCGCGGCGCGGGGCGTGGCGTCCAGTTCGCTCGTGAAGGCCGCGGTGCACGGGCGCGACCCGAACTGGGGGCGGATCCTCTCCGCCGCCGGGCAGACGCTCGTCGCGATGGACGCCGCCGCGGCGCGCGTCCGGGTGCAGGGGCACGTCGTGTACGACGGAGGTCCGGCACCGTTCGACGCCGCCCGCGTCGCGGCGGACCTGAACGCGCCCGCCGTCGACCTCGACGTCGACCTGGGCGTCGGGGCGGGCGCCGGCCGGGCGTGGGGGTGCGACCTCACCACCCAGTACGTGCACATCAACGCGGACTACACCACCTGA
- a CDS encoding OmpH family outer membrane protein, which translates to MNRTHARTRPLSVVSLVRGALLAVALAFAAGAAAQEAGATVAFVDTQALISAHPAQSQIDQLSGDLDAELQDLLAQRAELVDKQAAEGLTAEEQELLQALSVTIQTRRDEGLAAIRDAAGPAEEAANAIIRDIAEERGYALVLDVGAAAGLVVYAGDGVPEFTDDAVALMTERFPAE; encoded by the coding sequence ATGAACCGTACGCATGCCCGCACCCGTCCGCTTTCCGTCGTCTCCCTCGTGCGCGGGGCCCTCCTCGCGGTCGCGTTGGCGTTCGCGGCCGGCGCCGCCGCGCAGGAGGCCGGCGCGACCGTCGCCTTCGTCGATACGCAAGCGCTGATCTCCGCGCACCCCGCGCAATCCCAGATCGACCAGCTCAGCGGCGACCTCGACGCGGAACTCCAGGACCTCCTCGCGCAGCGCGCTGAGCTCGTCGACAAGCAGGCCGCCGAAGGCCTCACCGCCGAGGAACAGGAGCTGCTGCAGGCGCTGAGCGTCACCATCCAGACGCGCCGAGACGAGGGCCTCGCCGCCATCCGCGACGCCGCCGGACCGGCGGAGGAGGCGGCGAACGCCATCATTCGCGACATCGCCGAGGAGCGCGGGTACGCCCTCGTCCTGGACGTCGGGGCGGCCGCCGGCCTCGTCGTGTACGCCGGCGACGGCGTGCCGGAGTTCACGGACGACGCCGTCGCGTTGATGACCGAGCGGTTCCCGGCCGAGTGA
- the trmD gene encoding tRNA (guanosine(37)-N1)-methyltransferase TrmD, whose protein sequence is MIVTVHTLFPGLIEGYLSDALLAKAIQAGPLEVRVRDLRRFAGNRTGRVDDAPYGGGAGMVIRADVAGAALAESRADAPPASETVLLSPAGTPLTQAHVERFATLDHLVLLAGRYEGFDARVETLVDREVSLGDVVLMGGELPALALIEAVARLLPGVLGDADSHRQDSFTTGLLDYPEYTRPATYAGVGVPDVLTSGHHARVAAWRREQALRRTLARRPDLLETADLTDDDRAVLARLAAETESDPPA, encoded by the coding sequence GTGATCGTCACCGTCCACACGCTGTTCCCGGGGTTGATCGAGGGGTACCTGAGCGATGCGCTCCTCGCGAAGGCGATCCAGGCCGGACCCCTCGAGGTCCGCGTGCGGGACCTGCGCCGGTTCGCCGGGAACCGCACCGGGCGGGTCGACGACGCCCCGTACGGCGGGGGGGCGGGCATGGTGATCCGCGCCGACGTGGCCGGCGCGGCCCTCGCCGAATCGCGCGCGGACGCGCCCCCCGCCAGCGAAACGGTCCTCCTCTCCCCCGCCGGCACGCCGCTGACGCAGGCGCACGTCGAGCGCTTCGCCACCCTCGATCACCTGGTGCTGCTGGCGGGCCGCTACGAGGGGTTCGACGCCCGCGTCGAGACGCTCGTCGACCGCGAGGTGTCGCTCGGCGACGTCGTGCTGATGGGTGGGGAACTGCCCGCCCTCGCGTTGATCGAAGCGGTCGCGCGGCTCCTCCCGGGCGTGCTCGGGGACGCCGACAGCCACCGGCAGGACTCCTTCACGACCGGCCTGCTGGACTACCCCGAGTACACCCGCCCCGCGACGTACGCCGGGGTGGGGGTCCCCGACGTCCTGACGTCGGGGCACCACGCACGGGTCGCGGCCTGGCGGCGCGAGCAGGCGCTCCGCCGGACCCTCGCGCGACGGCCCGACCTGCTCGAGACCGCCGACCTCACCGACGACGACCGAGCCGTCCTCGCGCGCCTCGCCGCCGAGACCGAATCGGACCCGCCGGCGTGA
- the argF gene encoding ornithine carbamoyltransferase has product MTDAARLSERRGDDFLSLADWDPASFEALLSFAVDTKRRWRNGDRPRLLEHRTLAMIFEKQSLRTRSTFDIAMFQLGGHSVLLSQNFIGVGVRESIRDVAKNLERWVDGVMARTYGHDTLIDLAAHASVPVINGLSDRLHPCQLTADYITLKETFGDLDGLRVAFVGDGNNVANSHVNAAAATGVSLVIATPEGYDPDPDVLAAARARGADVEIVRDPREAARGADALYTDVWISMGQEEDAAARREAFAAYTVTPAWFDDLSPRGVFMHDLPAHYGEETVEAAVHHPRSVVFDQAENRLHAHKAILATLLGDPA; this is encoded by the coding sequence ATGACCGACGCCGCGCGCTTGTCGGAGCGGAGGGGGGACGACTTCCTCTCCCTCGCCGATTGGGATCCCGCCTCGTTCGAGGCGCTCCTCTCGTTCGCCGTGGACACGAAGCGACGGTGGCGGAACGGCGACCGACCGCGGCTGCTGGAGCACCGCACGCTGGCGATGATCTTCGAGAAGCAGTCGCTTCGGACCCGCTCGACGTTCGACATCGCGATGTTCCAACTCGGGGGGCATTCGGTGTTGCTGAGCCAGAACTTCATCGGGGTCGGCGTCCGCGAATCGATTCGCGACGTCGCGAAGAACCTCGAGCGCTGGGTGGACGGCGTGATGGCGCGCACGTACGGGCACGACACCCTGATCGATCTCGCGGCGCACGCCTCGGTGCCGGTCATCAACGGCCTGTCCGACCGCCTGCACCCCTGCCAACTGACCGCGGACTACATCACCCTCAAGGAGACCTTCGGGGACCTGGACGGGCTCCGCGTAGCGTTCGTCGGGGACGGCAACAACGTCGCCAACTCGCACGTCAACGCCGCCGCCGCGACCGGCGTGTCGCTGGTGATCGCCACGCCCGAAGGCTACGACCCCGACCCGGACGTCCTCGCCGCCGCGCGAGCGCGGGGGGCGGACGTCGAGATCGTGCGCGACCCGCGCGAAGCGGCGCGCGGTGCGGACGCCCTCTACACCGACGTGTGGATCTCGATGGGGCAGGAGGAGGACGCCGCGGCGCGCCGCGAGGCGTTCGCGGCGTACACCGTGACGCCCGCCTGGTTCGACGACCTCTCGCCCCGCGGGGTGTTCATGCACGACCTGCCCGCCCACTACGGCGAGGAGACGGTCGAGGCCGCGGTCCACCACCCGCGCAGCGTGGTGTTCGACCAGGCGGAGAACCGCTTGCACGCCCACAAGGCGATCCTCGCGACGCTGCTGGGCGACCCGGCGTGA